In a single window of the Candidatus Kaiserbacteria bacterium genome:
- a CDS encoding antitoxin, with protein MKKDPFVLTKEEQEIENAFAQGAYSSVPNLAEEKKRYAQIAQNTFARNKMITLRISERNLLRVKAAAAREGLSYQTYITALIQKNV; from the coding sequence ATGAAAAAAGATCCATTTGTATTAACGAAGGAAGAGCAGGAAATTGAGAACGCGTTTGCACAGGGTGCGTATTCCTCTGTCCCCAATCTCGCGGAAGAAAAAAAGAGATATGCGCAAATCGCACAAAATACCTTTGCACGAAACAAGATGATTACACTCCGTATCTCCGAACGCAATCTTCTCCGTGTGAAAGCAGCAGCCGCCCGTGAGGGACTGTCATACCAAACATACATCACTGCGCTTATTCAGAAGAATGTGTAG
- a CDS encoding threonine--tRNA ligase, translating to MEPLLEKKRHTLAHLLATAVRKEFPHAKPTIGPAIETGFYYDFDFNGGPTPKDEDLKNIERHMKKMLATWKVFSHTVVTPDIARDTFKNNQYKIELINDLEKNGETITLYTVGEGASEFTDLCRGGHSESPAKDIDVDSFTLTSVAGAYWRGDEKNAMLTRLYGLAFDTKDDLVKYLAGVVEAKKRDHRKLGKELDLFTFSELVGSGLPLYTPKGTILRDELGKFSESLQSRAGFEKVWIPHITKIDLYKKSGHWDKFGHELFLVKSQESSDEFALKPMNCPHHTQIYASRPRSYRDLPVRYMETTTCYRDEKTGELGGLTRVRSLTQDDAHVFCRPDQIEQEFESIMQMIKSLYRALGMEFKARLSFHDPEQKEKYLGDSELWKSAEEKIELVAKKLGLDYHVAIGEAAFYGPKIDIMVIDALGREWQCATQQLDFVQPGRFDLEYTDKDGTKKTPVMIHKALLGTIDRFLGVYIEHTAGNFPLWLAPEQIRIIPVADAHHEYAQHVYEELKAVGIRVTLVDASESLGKRIRAAKTDKLPYFAVVGDAEITNKNVTLESRGGGTSQMKLDKLGNHLLAEIEAKVL from the coding sequence ATGGAACCACTTTTAGAGAAGAAGCGACACACCCTTGCCCACCTCCTTGCGACTGCGGTGCGCAAAGAATTTCCACACGCAAAACCCACCATCGGTCCGGCTATCGAAACGGGGTTTTACTATGACTTTGATTTTAACGGAGGACCGACACCGAAGGATGAGGACCTGAAGAATATCGAACGTCACATGAAAAAGATGCTTGCAACGTGGAAAGTATTTTCACACACAGTGGTGACCCCCGATATTGCGCGCGACACCTTCAAAAATAATCAGTACAAGATAGAACTCATTAACGACCTCGAAAAAAATGGTGAGACCATCACTCTGTACACTGTGGGAGAGGGTGCAAGTGAGTTCACCGACCTCTGTCGTGGAGGACACTCAGAGTCTCCTGCAAAAGATATCGACGTCGACTCCTTTACACTCACCTCCGTGGCCGGTGCATACTGGCGTGGGGACGAAAAAAATGCGATGCTCACGCGCTTGTATGGTCTTGCTTTTGACACGAAAGACGATTTAGTCAAGTACCTTGCCGGTGTCGTGGAAGCAAAGAAGCGCGACCATAGGAAACTGGGTAAGGAGCTTGACCTCTTCACTTTCTCTGAATTGGTGGGGTCTGGTCTCCCCCTCTATACCCCAAAAGGTACGATTCTGCGCGATGAATTAGGGAAATTCTCTGAATCACTCCAGTCACGTGCTGGCTTTGAAAAGGTCTGGATTCCGCATATTACAAAGATTGATTTATACAAGAAATCAGGCCACTGGGATAAGTTTGGCCACGAACTTTTCCTTGTAAAGAGCCAGGAGTCGAGTGACGAATTTGCACTGAAGCCCATGAACTGCCCGCATCACACACAGATTTATGCCTCACGACCACGCAGTTATCGTGACCTCCCCGTGCGGTACATGGAGACCACCACGTGCTATCGCGACGAGAAGACAGGTGAACTCGGTGGGCTCACGCGCGTACGTTCGCTCACGCAGGATGACGCACATGTCTTTTGTCGTCCCGACCAAATTGAGCAAGAGTTTGAAAGTATTATGCAGATGATTAAGTCACTCTACCGAGCACTCGGTATGGAGTTTAAGGCGCGCCTCTCATTCCATGATCCCGAGCAAAAAGAAAAATATCTAGGTGATTCTGAACTATGGAAAAGTGCTGAAGAAAAAATTGAGTTGGTGGCAAAGAAGCTTGGACTCGACTATCACGTCGCTATTGGTGAGGCAGCATTCTATGGTCCAAAAATTGACATTATGGTTATCGACGCACTAGGGCGAGAATGGCAGTGTGCTACCCAGCAACTCGACTTTGTGCAGCCGGGCCGTTTTGACCTAGAATACACGGATAAAGACGGGACGAAGAAAACCCCAGTAATGATCCACAAAGCGCTCCTTGGCACCATAGATCGCTTTCTAGGGGTATATATAGAGCATACCGCAGGTAATTTCCCTCTTTGGCTTGCTCCTGAGCAAATACGCATTATTCCGGTGGCGGATGCACACCACGAATATGCACAGCATGTGTATGAGGAATTGAAGGCAGTGGGTATTCGTGTCACCCTTGTTGACGCCAGTGAATCCCTGGGCAAGCGTATTCGTGCCGCAAAGACTGATAAACTTCCCTACTTTGCTGTGGTCGGTGACGCAGAAATTACCAACAAGAATGTGACACTCGAATCGAGAGGCGGTGGCACAAGCCAAATGAAACTCGACAAACTCGGCAACCACCTCCTCGCTGAGATTGAGGCAAAGGTGTTGTAG
- a CDS encoding type II toxin-antitoxin system HicA family toxin, producing the protein MSQIEKLLQKFDHSPQNVRYADIEKILIYVGFEKIYAKGSHVKWKHSQLQHDIIVPVHNNECKNFYKQQIRTQIQVFIKRNI; encoded by the coding sequence ATGAGTCAGATTGAAAAACTGCTTCAAAAGTTTGACCATTCACCACAGAATGTTCGTTATGCAGATATCGAAAAAATCCTTATTTACGTTGGTTTTGAGAAAATATATGCAAAAGGCAGTCACGTAAAGTGGAAACACTCGCAGTTACAACACGATATTATTGTCCCCGTACACAACAATGAGTGTAAAAATTTCTACAAGCAGCAGATACGCACTCAGATACAAGTATTCATAAAAAGAAATATATGA